From the Microcoleus sp. FACHB-672 genome, the window CCAATCTTTTTTCTAGCGTTCATGAGGAAAGACCGATGAGTGACTATGATTCCGAAACCGGCATTTATGAGCTGACAAAGAGCAAAGCTGACTCTTACTACAACAAGCCCCATGATCAGAGTATAAAAGCGCAAGGGATAGATTATTATGCAGAGCTGTTAAAACGAGCGGGATTAAAGGTGATCTCCGTGCATGAAGATTCTTTGCGGGTTAAGGCAAATCAAGTGCAATTGTGGGAAGTGCTCAGTGATGAGCCACCGGCATGGCAAATTATGCTGGATGAAGTGCCAAAGAACGAGTAGAAGTCTATTATTCTGTTTTTATAATTCTCCTGATAAAACCCAAAAAAATTGAGAACCCTTTGCAGAGTTCCCAATTTTTAAGCGATTTCAAGCCGCTGAGGCTTTACAGAAATAGACTTAGAATTTAGTACAGACCCAAGAAGTGGAGAACACCTTGGCCGGTGGTTAGCTCAACAATCAGGGCAATCAGGAAGCCCAGCATTGCCAAACGACCGTTCCAAAGTTCGGAAGTCGGGTTAGAACCAAACTCAAACTTGGTTCCAAATTCGCCGTATTTGCGTTGGAATTGACCTTGGTAAGTAGGGTCGGTGTTGGGTGCAGGTGTGTTACTCATGATTAAATCTCCGAGTTCAGTAAGCGTGTTGTGTGCTGTTATTAAGTAATGTAAAGAATCCTTGCGAGAAACGCCATCTTCCTTTAGGTGAGGAAAAGAATAGCCTCAAATGGCCAAAAGTCTGCCTTAAGACGGCGGCCAGATACTTAAAGCCCATTTTGTTAATCCCACACGGCTTGCCAGTAAGCAGGGGGTTCCCTGTGGAAGCTGATCTGAGGAAAATTGACTGGTTGCCTTAGAAAGTATTTCAATAGGTGGATGCCCTGCCACAATGTTGCATAGGCTACGAATTCAAAGAGCCGACTTTATTAACATCCATAGCAAAACTAGCGGTGCGAGGACGCAGCCGCTAGCAAGCTAAGTTGATTAAATTCACCGGCAGTTAATAAAATGATTGCGATCAGGATGCAGCAGGTGCAGCCAGCATTCCCTCACTCAGACCGGCATCGCGTAGCCGGTTGGCACCAATATTGCGGCTGAGTACCGCCAAACCGGCTAGGTGGGCTTGCAAGCCGGCTGTACTGGCGCAGCAGTCGGTGATCACGATCGGTTCAATGCCTATGTCGAACACATCCATTGCAATTTTCAACACACACATATCTGTGTCGATGCCGACAATAAAAATTTTCTCGATCAATTTTTCGCGCAGATAGCCGGTGAGTTCATCCGGCATCCCGCACAGTCCCGACTTAGCAAAGATCAGATCCGGCGAGGCATAGGGTTGCAGTTCTGGGACAATGTAAATTTCAGGATCGCCCACGCACCCATGCCAATTGAGAAAACGACAGTACGGCCCTTCTTGATCGTTAATGAAGCGAGTAAAAATCAGTGGTGCATAGTCGCCGGCTTGGATCAGGCGGGCGATGCGTTGCGGGATATGATGCGTGAAGTCGTTAATAAAGCCGGCTTGCACATCAACGATGAGTAATGCCTCAGACATTTCTAAAAGCTCTCCTCAAGAGGGCACTGAGTTTTTGTTAGCTGCTTTACATCTAATTGACCTGAGACCTGCCCTGAATCTCCCTAACGAAAGATTTTTAGCCAGCTAACTAGAGAACCGAGGGTGAGAGAATTATCTATGATGGCTGGCATCCGATTTCAAAAGTGGAGCGAATTTTGTTTGGCATCACAATAGGTATTCTTTCGTGCTGTATATTAATTCCGTCACCGGCAGGAAATTTCTATATCTCCTAATTTCCTCATGCCGGCTCAAATTCTTAATTCTTAACTGCCATGCCTGAATTCCTCTCCAAAGCCCTCTGCTTATTTTTAGTTGAAACAGCCGATCCTCAGCTATTAGATCCGCGCAGATATGCAGCTGTATTGCAAGCGCTGGAAGTTTGGAGAAAGCTGCTTGAGTTAGGCTTTAAGGTCGTCCCTCAATTTCTCTGGGCACTGGGAATTTTGTTAATCACGCGATTAACCATTGGTGTGCTCAGTCGTTCATTGCGCCGCGTCCTCAATCGCACAGAACCTACATTACGCAAGTTCCTGATTCAAGCCGCTGAAATTTTAACGCTGGTTGTGGGCGTTGTGGGTGCTTTGAATGCAGTGGGAATTCAGGCGACCAGTGTGGTTGCAGTGGTGGGGGCTGCCGGTATTGCGATCGGTTTGGCTTGGCAAAATACGCTCTCTCATTTTGCTGCCGGTGTGATGCTGATTAGTTTGCGTCCGTTTGAGGTGGGGGATACGATTGAAGGTGCCGGTGTTGCCGGTACGGTAGATGGCATCGGCATTTTTTCCACCACCCTTTTAACCGCAGATCGCGTCAAAATTATTGTGCCGAACGGTCAACTTTTTAACGGGACGCTGAAAAATACAACCGCAGTCGGTACACGGCGGGTTGATATCGAAGTTAATATTGGCGAACGTCCTATCGCCCCAACAATGGTTCAGCTAATATCACTGGCTCAAACCCATCCTCTTGTTTTAGAAGAACCGCAGCCAAGTTGTATTGTTGTCTCAATAGCAACCGGAACGGTTTTATCTTTACGTCCTTGGTGTGCCGCCGAAGCTTACGAACAGGTGAAATCACAAGTGCAACAAATCGTTAAAGAAACGCTCAAAGAAACTGAGCCGCCGGCAGATGATTGTTGACAACTTTGATAAGCTGCTTTGCCGGCTTCTGTTTAAAACTCTCAATAAAAACTTTAATTCATGAAAACCGGCACCCAATAACCAAAAAGCAGCTTTAAAAGTTAAAGCTGCTGTATAAAAATATGAATGTGTAAAAGTAAGATAACTTACACGTTTAACCGCTTAAGCTTCATATTACGCGCTGACAGGCCCAACTTCTTGAACCGGCACTTCTTGCAAAAGTTGCGTGTACAGATCGCTCAATTGTGCGGCAACGCCATCCCAGCTGAACTTTGATTCCACCCGCTTTCTGGCGGCTTGACCCATTTGCATTCCCCACTCTGGATTTGCCAGAATACGGTCAATTGCGCCGGCAAAAGCAGCCACATCCTTCGGCGGACACAGTAACCCGGTTTCTTCTGGCACCACTGTGAACTGAAGACCTCCGACATCAGATCCCACCACCGGGGTTCCACACGCCATCGCTTCAATTGTCACCAACCCAAAGGGTTCATAGTGGCTGGGAACCACGCAGACATCCGCTGCCGCATAATAAACCGGCAGATCGCTGGGACCCAAACGTCCAGGGAAAACGGTTACATCACTCAAGCCGAGTTCCTTAACAATTCCTTCAATGCGTTCGCGTTCCTTGCCATCACTTTGGCCGGGACGAGAACCACCGCCGATAATCAGCTTCAAATCGGCATCACCGCGAAGTTGAGACTGCCCCACGGCGCGAACCGCAGTTTCAATGCCCTTACGCGGATCAAAGCGTCCGACATATAAAACCACTTTCGTGTCTGAACCAATTCCCAACTTCTGCCGCGCTTGCTGCTTGGAAATGGAACCAAATCGGCGGATATCTGTACCGCAAGGAATGATGTCAATATTTCCCTTTGCCGAAACCAGTTCTCGCATATGTTTCTTTTCTTGCGGACTGGTGGCGACTACTCGATCTGCTGTTTCTAAAAGTGTCTTTTCAACCGCTAAGCGAGTTGTGGCAATCATTGGAATCGTGGCAATCGATTTATACTTAACCGCCCCCAAAGAATGGTAAGTATGAACTTGTTTGATCGGTTGAACTTTTTTCAGCTCCATCCCGACCCAAGATGAAAGCCAGTAATTCGTATGAACGACCGAATATTCAACGCCAGCTGAAGATTGGAATTTTAAAAATTCTTCCACAAATGCTGGTAAATATCCATAAAGATTGTCGCGGGGGACAAATTCTTCTGGCCCAGCCGTTAACCGAATCGTACGGCAGTTCGGACTGTGTTCGACTACTGTGGCGTCTTGCTTATTGGCTTTACGGGTAAACATATCAACTTCCAAACCCCGCTTTGCCAGCGCCTCACCGACTTGGCGCACATAAACGTTTTGTCCCCCCGCCTCTTCTTTACCAATTTCAATTGCGGGATCGCCGTGGACGGAGATCAGAGCGATACGCTGTTTTTTTGAAGAAATCATAGGTGTTGTTTTCCCCTACTTCTAGAAAATTTGGAGCGATGATTTGCGCTTGCAATCATCTGTTGCTCTTTTAGCTCTGTTAGGGTTTCTACTCATATATGAAACCGCAGCTTCTAATGCTAGTGAATGCTATTCACTGAGCTAAAATCCAGAGAATTCAGGGTTGTGATTACTACGAATGGCCATGACCGATGCCAGATTTACTTCATTGTTGAGTCTGAATTTTTGTTAGAAAAATCCTACTAAAAATTATTTTAGGTTTTTTCTAAAACCAACAGACTCTTCAGTTAGTTAAATCCAGATTTTCTTGAGTTCTAGGATCATTTAAATCTTAATAGCATGGTCTCTCTAGGGTATCCTCCTTAGGCTATATTTCAATCTGCCAAACGTAAGGACGAAGATTTGACCTTTGGATACAGCTGATCGCGCTGATTGAAAATTCCAAGCTAAATAACTCGTTCGGCAGAATAGTTTGCTGGGTTAAAAGTGCCTTAACGAATCTTCATATATTATAATAAGGCTCTCTATTTGTCAAAAACTTAATCTAAATCTCGCGCTGGAGCTTGAAATTTCGACCCTTAGATGGCTAGGAAAGCTCAAGTTTTCAAACATAAAATTTCATTACGTTGTAATAACGAGCTTAGTTGTTGGCTACAGTACGCCTGTTCACTACAGTTTTTTAATCACTCGTTGCTCAGTTGAATCGTAATCGCCCGAACAGTCCTGATGGGCAAGATTTGTGGTGCTTTTGCGCCTTTATTGGGTGCCGGCGGGTTAAGGTGAGTCTAGATTCGCAAAAAAATATGGATCAAGTTGACGCGCTACGAAAAAGGTGTGCTACCATAAGTAATTGTGACCTTGGAGAGGTGGCTGAGCGGTCGAAAGCGGCAGATTGCTAATCTGTTGTACGGCAGGTAACTCCGTACCGAGGGTTCGAATCCCTCCCTCTCCGTTCTTTAAACAGTCTGTAGCACCCATTCCAGCAAGCAAGAGATTTCTGGGATGGTTTAAGTTTTGGCTTTTTCTTTGGCGAGTGTAACGCCTTTATCCTGGCTGCCTAACTTTTATTCAACCGGCTGCATTCAAAGCACTGTAATCGTGCCGATGAAATCAGGGGATAGCCGGATGATGAATCCGGTCAATCACTTTATGCAAAATTTTATAGGCTGCCGGCACTTCCTAGGAAGAGGTAAACAGCCAAAATGTCAATCCGTACAGGGGCGGGTTTTCTCCGGCAGCCCTGTGTAAAATTTTACAAAGAACAAACAGCCGCAGCAATTTGCTCTGAGACAAAAGGCAAAATCGCTTCGTTGTTACTGTGCGCCTTACCTTCTATAAATACAATGAGCAAATACGGGTGCCGGTTGGGTAACTCAATATAGGCAGCATCATGACGGACTTGGCTAGTCCAACCGGCTTTAGACCAAACCTTGGTATCTAACGGCACACCGGCACCAAAAAAACCCGTGACTTGATTTTCAGGATCGGCAGCGAGATCGGTAGGGTTTAAACTGCGCTTCATCAGTTCCATCATCGCTTGGGAACGCACCGAAGAAACCGCCACACCGCCGATGATACTGTGCAACAACCGAGCAGTCGCATTCGTGGTGAGCATATTGCGATTTTCCATCAACTCGCCCAAAAAAGCCCGTTCCCGACCATAAGGGCCATCACACCAAGTTTTTTGGTTAACATTAATACTCTCAAACTCTGGCCACCCGAAAGATTGAAAATAGCGGTTGATCAGGTTGCGTTGCTGTTTCCAAGTTTCAAATGGGCCAGCCGACAGCTCTGGGCCACTGGTCGTGCCGGTTAAAACATCCATCACCAGACTCGTGGCATCATTACTCGAATCGATAATCATATCCCGAATCGCGCGTTCGAGTTCCGCTGAATTCTGGCTCATCCCTTTTTCCAGCCACTCGTGTATCGCCACCAAATAGAACAGCTTCACCACACTTGCCGGGTAAATGCGCTCAACCCCTCGATAGCTGAAGCCTCGCACGGAATGCTGCCAAAACGCATCGGGACTTAGTGCACCGCCGGTATTCACCGGCACTGGCTGATCGTAAACTATCCAAGTAATCGCAACTTGATTTTGAGCTAAGCCGGGAAACTTGGCCCAAGTGGACTCTAGGATGCCGGTGCCTAGCGCTTCTAATTGGTCGTCTTTACGAAAAAACGTCATTAGTTATCCGTTATCAGTTGAAGTGAAAAGAGAAAATTGGCAATGGGGTTCAGAGCAAGCGACTAGAGTTTAAAGGATAAAATTTCCCTAGTGGCCGGTCTTGTATTCCCCTGCTTTCTTTTCCCATGACCACAGACAATTCTACCGATCGCTGAGCGCTGACACAGAATAAAAAATGGTTTCTATTGCCCAACTGCAAGCAACCTTGACTTCTAACCCCGATGAAGCGCTTCTGCGCGAGTATTCCTGTTCGGCAAATCTTAACTTATATGATTCCCCCAACTGCGACGGCTTGGCAACGCAGGCAGCAGTGGGGCGGCATTTGCGAATTGTCTCCCTGCCGGCAGACGAAAACGATAAAAATCCAGCAACCAGCATCAAAGTGCAGCTATGTGAAGATGACTATCCAGGCTGGTTAGCCATTTCAGACCTTGACTGGCTTGAACTCGTCTCTCAGTTATATCAGGCAAATACCCTGTCAGAGGAGGAGATTAAACAGCGCTTGCCGGCAGCCATCGCCTTTACCCACGCTGCCATGCAGATATCGAATGAATACCTCTGGGGCGGCACACTAGGGCCAAATTACGACTGTTCCGGACTAATGCAAGCGGCGTTTAGTTCTGTAGGTGTTTGGTTGCCTAGAGATGCCTATCAACAAGAGGCGTTTACCCAACCGATCGCCATAGATGACTTGCAACCAGGAGATTTAATCTTTTTTGGGCCGGCACATAAAGCTACCCACGTCGCCCTTTATCTGGGAGAGGGAAATTATATCCACAGTTCGGGAAAAAACCAAGGTCGTAATGGCATTGGAATTGATATTCTCTCAGAGAACGGACATGAAGTTTCTCAAGCATACTATCGGCAACTGCGGGGTGCCGGTCGCATCGTCGCCAGTTATCAACCGGGTGCAATTGAGACAGGCAAAGCTTAATTTTTGAGTTGGCTGCCCTTTTCCAACTCTAACCATCGCAAAAATTTAGTTCGGATCAAAAAAATTATTAATCGTATTTTGATAAATATCGGCATCCAAGAAGTTTGGAGAAAAAACCGGCTGGGCGCAAGCAATCCAAAATCCGAAATGGTATAACATTCGAGGTTGACCTCGATGGTTTGAGGCAGGTGTGATGGACGTATTTCTTGAAAAACCGGCAGCGCAGAACAATTCTGCTGACAGGGTGATCCCAGATGTGTCGGTGGTTGTGCCAATTTTTAACGAAGTGGAAAGCCTGCCTCAACTGATTGAGGCAATTGTAACCACGCTTAGGACAAGCGACTTAAACTACGAAATCATCTGTGTAGATGATGGCTCAACCGATGGATCGGGAGAACTGCTTAGGCAACTTGTCCGAACGGGTTTAGAAGATAAATCTGCTGTTGGATCTGAGCATTCTCAGGCAAAATCTAACCCAACCGGCAACCTACGGGCGGTTTTACTGCGTCGCAACTACGGTCAAACTGCCGCGATGGCAGCGGGATTTAATCACGCGCAAGGCCGTACCATCGTTACATTGGATGGCGACTTGCAAAATGATCCTGCGGATATTCCCCTGCTGGTGGCCAAATTAGACGAAGGCTATGACTTAGTAAGCGGCTGGCGCAAAAACCGGCAAGACGCAGCGTTAACACGGTTGCTACCTTCTAAAATCGCCAACTGGCTGATCGCGCGAGTCACCGGCGTGAAATTGAACGATTACGGCTGCTCTCTCAAAGCTTACCGCGCCGAACTGGTGGCAGACTTAAACCTTTATGGAGAGTTACATCGATTTTTGCCGGCACTTGCCTTTATTGAAGGGGCAAGAATCACCCAGATGCCGGTGCGCCATCACGCCCGCCAGTTTGGTCAGAGTAAATACGGGTTAGACCGGACATTCCGTGTGCTAATGGATTTATTCACAATTTTCTTCATGAAAAAATTCCTCACACGCCCTATGCACGTTTTTGGGCTATTTGGCCTAATTTCCATGATTTTCGGGGCAATATTAGGGCTTTATTTAACCTTCGTAAAACTTGGTTTAGGTCAAAGTATTGGCAACCGGCCTTTGCTCATTTTGGCTGTCTTGCTTCTTGTCACCGGCCTCCAGTTGTTTAGCTTTGGTCTAATGGCAGAACTGTTGATGCGTACCTACCACGAATCTCAAGGTCGCCCCATCTACCGCGTGCGAGAAGTCATTTCAAGACCCCCTGCTTCTGGCTCTAAATTGAACGATTGATTCGCAATATTATTTGTTCGACTGAGGTTCGGGTTTATAAACAAGATAGAATTAAGAATTAAGAAATGAAACTTTGACTTAATTCTTAATTCTATCTTTTTTGTGAAAAATTTGAGAGCGTTTCCACTTCAAACTTAATTCTTAATTCTGTAATTTAGGCACTTAAAAACAAGGAAGTTGATCCTGAGTTAGGAGCGGCGAAAAATCGTTACTTTTTCTTCTTCCTCTTGTATGGCAGTCCTCAATGATTCGTGATGGCGAGATCCCCGACTTCTTGGAGAAGTCGGGGATCTGAACTGCCCGCATCTTACAGCTCAAATAGAATTGCTATATAAGTACTTAACACAGAGCTAGGCAACCAAGCTGTCAATTTATTTAAAATCAATTAAATTCATCAAAATAGCCTCTATCTTGAGGAGGATTTACTTAAAAAATAAATCTATTGAAAGAGAGATGAAAAATTCTCAATAATTATAATTTAGGTGGGGTTTGGCTGAAGAGTTTTTAAAACACAAAAATTTCTA encodes:
- a CDS encoding serine hydrolase, whose protein sequence is MTFFRKDDQLEALGTGILESTWAKFPGLAQNQVAITWIVYDQPVPVNTGGALSPDAFWQHSVRGFSYRGVERIYPASVVKLFYLVAIHEWLEKGMSQNSAELERAIRDMIIDSSNDATSLVMDVLTGTTSGPELSAGPFETWKQQRNLINRYFQSFGWPEFESINVNQKTWCDGPYGRERAFLGELMENRNMLTTNATARLLHSIIGGVAVSSVRSQAMMELMKRSLNPTDLAADPENQVTGFFGAGVPLDTKVWSKAGWTSQVRHDAAYIELPNRHPYLLIVFIEGKAHSNNEAILPFVSEQIAAAVCSL
- a CDS encoding glycosyltransferase family 2 protein, translated to MDVFLEKPAAQNNSADRVIPDVSVVVPIFNEVESLPQLIEAIVTTLRTSDLNYEIICVDDGSTDGSGELLRQLVRTGLEDKSAVGSEHSQAKSNPTGNLRAVLLRRNYGQTAAMAAGFNHAQGRTIVTLDGDLQNDPADIPLLVAKLDEGYDLVSGWRKNRQDAALTRLLPSKIANWLIARVTGVKLNDYGCSLKAYRAELVADLNLYGELHRFLPALAFIEGARITQMPVRHHARQFGQSKYGLDRTFRVLMDLFTIFFMKKFLTRPMHVFGLFGLISMIFGAILGLYLTFVKLGLGQSIGNRPLLILAVLLLVTGLQLFSFGLMAELLMRTYHESQGRPIYRVREVISRPPASGSKLND
- a CDS encoding mechanosensitive ion channel family protein; the encoded protein is MPEFLSKALCLFLVETADPQLLDPRRYAAVLQALEVWRKLLELGFKVVPQFLWALGILLITRLTIGVLSRSLRRVLNRTEPTLRKFLIQAAEILTLVVGVVGALNAVGIQATSVVAVVGAAGIAIGLAWQNTLSHFAAGVMLISLRPFEVGDTIEGAGVAGTVDGIGIFSTTLLTADRVKIIVPNGQLFNGTLKNTTAVGTRRVDIEVNIGERPIAPTMVQLISLAQTHPLVLEEPQPSCIVVSIATGTVLSLRPWCAAEAYEQVKSQVQQIVKETLKETEPPADDC
- a CDS encoding isochorismatase family cysteine hydrolase codes for the protein MSEALLIVDVQAGFINDFTHHIPQRIARLIQAGDYAPLIFTRFINDQEGPYCRFLNWHGCVGDPEIYIVPELQPYASPDLIFAKSGLCGMPDELTGYLREKLIEKIFIVGIDTDMCVLKIAMDVFDIGIEPIVITDCCASTAGLQAHLAGLAVLSRNIGANRLRDAGLSEGMLAAPAAS
- a CDS encoding C40 family peptidase codes for the protein MVSIAQLQATLTSNPDEALLREYSCSANLNLYDSPNCDGLATQAAVGRHLRIVSLPADENDKNPATSIKVQLCEDDYPGWLAISDLDWLELVSQLYQANTLSEEEIKQRLPAAIAFTHAAMQISNEYLWGGTLGPNYDCSGLMQAAFSSVGVWLPRDAYQQEAFTQPIAIDDLQPGDLIFFGPAHKATHVALYLGEGNYIHSSGKNQGRNGIGIDILSENGHEVSQAYYRQLRGAGRIVASYQPGAIETGKA
- a CDS encoding chlorophyll a/b-binding protein, which gives rise to MSNTPAPNTDPTYQGQFQRKYGEFGTKFEFGSNPTSELWNGRLAMLGFLIALIVELTTGQGVLHFLGLY
- a CDS encoding glycosyltransferase family 4 protein; translation: MISSKKQRIALISVHGDPAIEIGKEEAGGQNVYVRQVGEALAKRGLEVDMFTRKANKQDATVVEHSPNCRTIRLTAGPEEFVPRDNLYGYLPAFVEEFLKFQSSAGVEYSVVHTNYWLSSWVGMELKKVQPIKQVHTYHSLGAVKYKSIATIPMIATTRLAVEKTLLETADRVVATSPQEKKHMRELVSAKGNIDIIPCGTDIRRFGSISKQQARQKLGIGSDTKVVLYVGRFDPRKGIETAVRAVGQSQLRGDADLKLIIGGGSRPGQSDGKERERIEGIVKELGLSDVTVFPGRLGPSDLPVYYAAADVCVVPSHYEPFGLVTIEAMACGTPVVGSDVGGLQFTVVPEETGLLCPPKDVAAFAGAIDRILANPEWGMQMGQAARKRVESKFSWDGVAAQLSDLYTQLLQEVPVQEVGPVSA